From Sediminibacterium sp. TEGAF015, a single genomic window includes:
- a CDS encoding hybrid sensor histidine kinase/response regulator has translation MLHLLNSISTANSVLLSEGNIDKAINEVIAALGTATQVDRVYVFTNKKVGSELRLYYTHEWCREGIEPQFGNPELSDVSYDFFPYMYETLSQDKYMYGLVEDSPNQMFREIMESQGILTYLFTPIFCDGDYWGWIGYDNCTTKDPWEPEVVQALYTVARNIGIRLSREKAEKEQNKLLERFELTINASQQGMWEWDITNNKLNFSPLFMKMIGYEANEFEHTYENWRVRVHPDDINIVEKSLDDYFNNTERTYQNEHRLKHKSGHYVWINGFGIAKRDANGKPIYMVGTHVDVTALKKQQEILEEQKNEFDKLINNLGEAVFRLNSYNQITFMNQYWNEISGYAIDDCIMQPITGFFEESETPLILEQIDALKINESGKSTVEAKLKQKNNGWRWVELSLRENKAASVKDYFIAGSIIDIHDKKIALEKEKELAELKAGFVSLTSHQFRTPLTVIFSNIEVIEIAAKKLNIELSDRIKDSAGMIKDQIERMTQLMDNILLVGRYDAQQLAYNLHPISLSKFVQSIIKTYFQNETDGRTVVLKEEASDKKIAADELLFMHVITNIISNAFKYSKGCPNPEVTISYEANKAKIRIRDFGIGIPENEIEKVFHSFYRASNTVTYQGSGLGLSVAKQFMELHNGKILLSSKLGEGTEVQLVLPLIQ, from the coding sequence ATGCTTCATCTTTTAAACAGCATTTCCACCGCTAATAGTGTATTATTATCAGAAGGAAATATAGACAAAGCTATCAATGAAGTGATTGCAGCACTTGGTACTGCAACACAGGTAGACCGCGTCTATGTTTTTACAAATAAAAAAGTCGGCAGCGAATTACGATTATATTATACACATGAATGGTGTAGAGAAGGTATTGAACCACAATTTGGGAACCCAGAATTGAGTGATGTTTCCTACGATTTTTTCCCCTACATGTATGAAACTCTGTCGCAAGACAAATACATGTACGGTCTTGTTGAAGACTCTCCCAACCAAATGTTCCGGGAGATTATGGAATCTCAAGGCATCTTAACTTATTTATTTACTCCCATATTTTGTGATGGAGATTATTGGGGCTGGATTGGTTATGATAATTGTACAACAAAAGATCCGTGGGAACCAGAAGTAGTTCAGGCACTATACACAGTAGCCAGAAATATAGGTATCCGGCTTTCGCGTGAAAAAGCAGAAAAAGAACAAAATAAATTATTGGAAAGGTTTGAACTAACTATTAATGCATCCCAACAAGGAATGTGGGAATGGGATATTACCAATAATAAATTGAACTTCTCCCCTTTATTCATGAAAATGATTGGCTACGAAGCCAATGAATTTGAACATACTTATGAAAATTGGCGAGTAAGGGTTCATCCAGATGATATCAATATTGTAGAAAAAAGTTTAGACGACTATTTTAATAATACTGAAAGAACCTATCAAAACGAGCATCGCCTTAAACATAAATCTGGACACTATGTTTGGATCAATGGATTTGGTATAGCAAAAAGGGATGCAAATGGCAAACCCATTTATATGGTGGGCACACATGTAGATGTGACTGCATTAAAAAAACAGCAGGAAATTTTAGAGGAACAAAAAAATGAATTTGATAAGCTGATTAATAATCTAGGAGAAGCAGTTTTCCGACTCAACAGCTACAATCAAATTACCTTCATGAATCAATACTGGAATGAAATCTCTGGTTATGCCATTGACGATTGTATAATGCAACCGATTACAGGATTTTTTGAAGAATCAGAGACACCATTAATTCTTGAACAGATTGATGCATTAAAGATTAACGAGTCTGGAAAATCTACAGTTGAAGCCAAATTGAAACAAAAGAACAATGGCTGGAGATGGGTTGAACTATCCTTAAGAGAAAACAAAGCTGCCTCTGTAAAAGATTATTTTATTGCAGGCAGTATAATAGATATTCATGACAAAAAAATTGCATTAGAGAAAGAAAAGGAGTTGGCAGAACTAAAAGCAGGGTTTGTAAGTTTAACCTCACACCAGTTCAGGACTCCGTTAACGGTCATTTTCTCCAATATTGAAGTAATTGAAATAGCTGCTAAAAAACTAAATATTGAGCTTTCTGATAGAATTAAGGATTCTGCAGGAATGATCAAAGATCAGATTGAGCGAATGACACAGTTGATGGATAATATTCTATTGGTAGGCAGATATGACGCTCAGCAATTAGCATATAATTTACACCCGATTAGCTTATCAAAATTTGTACAATCTATTATCAAAACTTATTTCCAGAATGAAACCGACGGAAGGACTGTTGTATTAAAAGAAGAAGCTTCAGATAAAAAAATAGCCGCAGATGAATTGCTTTTCATGCATGTAATCACGAATATTATTTCGAATGCTTTTAAATATTCAAAAGGTTGCCCCAATCCGGAAGTTACCATCAGCTACGAGGCTAATAAGGCAAAAATAAGAATCAGAGATTTTGGCATTGGAATTCCTGAAAATGAAATTGAGAAAGTGTTTCACTCCTTTTATAGAGCATCCAACACAGTCACCTATCAGGGCTCAGGTCTGGGGCTATCCGTTGCCAAGCAATTCATGGAATTACACAATGGGAAAATACTCCTAAGCAGCAAATTAGGTGAAGGAACCGAAGTCCAGTTGGTCTTGCCGTTAATTCAGTAA
- a CDS encoding response regulator, which produces MNERKKVLIVEDTKMLRMSLEVILQETYEVAGAADGNEALEILREFTPDIILLDLMLPYPLDGFSLLRLLKSNPSTNMIPVIIISGMSGEDKIIQGLELGANDFLVKPIKSKELLLKIRNLTGILQVNEEKVKQKRLLASKNITSSESKDFFEDSFEAIVEKLNEDDLNTIPSIAKRMSVSVSTLERMIKSKYNMTPKQYITEIKLMKAEVLLRQGNTSVKQVSFQSGFNSVAYFCHCFKKKYGKPPKAYSSAISSK; this is translated from the coding sequence ATGAACGAAAGAAAAAAGGTTTTAATTGTAGAAGACACCAAAATGCTTCGCATGTCATTGGAAGTTATTTTACAGGAAACATATGAAGTAGCAGGAGCTGCGGATGGAAATGAAGCGCTTGAAATTTTAAGAGAGTTCACGCCGGATATTATTTTGTTGGATTTGATGTTGCCTTATCCGTTGGATGGTTTTTCACTTCTCCGGTTGTTAAAAAGCAATCCTTCAACCAATATGATTCCAGTAATTATCATTTCCGGAATGTCAGGAGAAGATAAAATTATACAGGGTTTAGAATTGGGTGCAAATGACTTTTTAGTAAAACCTATTAAGTCAAAAGAACTGTTACTTAAAATAAGGAACCTGACTGGTATTCTGCAGGTGAATGAAGAAAAAGTAAAACAAAAAAGATTGCTGGCCTCTAAAAATATCACTTCTTCAGAATCAAAAGATTTCTTTGAAGATTCATTTGAAGCCATTGTTGAAAAACTGAATGAAGACGATTTAAATACCATTCCTTCTATAGCTAAAAGAATGTCTGTTAGTGTTTCTACTCTTGAGAGAATGATTAAGTCGAAATACAATATGACCCCCAAACAATATATCACCGAAATCAAGCTGATGAAGGCTGAGGTTCTGCTTCGCCAGGGTAACACAAGCGTAAAGCAGGTTTCTTTTCAATCAGGGTTTAATTCTGTTGCGTATTTCTGCCATTGCTTCAAGAAAAAATATGGTAAGCCACCTAAAGCTTATTCCTCAGCTATTTCTAGTAAATAA
- a CDS encoding hybrid sensor histidine kinase/response regulator: protein MSKRILVVEDERDIRDSLKTILELNDFIVDTAENGQVGLEKAEEKKPDLILCDVMMPVLDGFGLLEQLRKNGIETPLIFLTAKAQYNDLRTGMNLGADDYIFKPFKSAELLQSIERRLERKDQLEQHLKRLINSLEQTIILMVGHEFKTPMHGILSFTNLIKQKASELANNEIEDFCNYLESSSNRLQQTFSKIKTYYDLKISGIAQVSDRRKVALGDLVKNICLQVAKEYNRESDLVFSEIDESEVVLSAELFSIALYEMVDNAFKFSEKGKNVLISATFRSNGINIQILDAGNTCKASELRSQSGVIGQVKRKKLEQQGLGIGLALALLIIHSQNGQILFEDIQPNGIKTEILLNL from the coding sequence ATGAGTAAGCGAATACTGGTTGTTGAGGACGAAAGAGATATCAGAGACTCTTTAAAAACAATTCTTGAACTTAATGATTTTATTGTTGATACAGCTGAGAATGGACAAGTAGGCCTTGAAAAGGCTGAGGAAAAAAAGCCAGACTTAATATTATGTGATGTTATGATGCCGGTACTGGATGGTTTTGGATTATTGGAGCAGCTTCGTAAAAATGGCATTGAAACTCCATTAATTTTTTTAACAGCCAAAGCTCAGTACAATGATCTTAGAACAGGAATGAATTTAGGGGCTGATGATTATATTTTTAAGCCCTTCAAAAGTGCTGAATTGCTTCAGTCAATCGAAAGAAGATTAGAGAGAAAAGATCAGCTGGAGCAGCATTTGAAAAGGTTAATTAATAGTCTTGAACAAACCATTATTCTGATGGTTGGTCACGAATTCAAGACACCTATGCATGGAATTCTATCTTTTACCAATTTGATTAAGCAGAAGGCAAGTGAATTAGCCAATAATGAAATTGAGGACTTCTGTAATTATCTGGAAAGTTCAAGCAATAGACTGCAACAAACCTTTAGTAAGATTAAAACCTACTATGATTTAAAAATATCAGGTATTGCTCAGGTAAGTGACCGCAGAAAAGTTGCATTGGGCGATCTGGTAAAAAATATTTGTCTTCAGGTTGCAAAAGAATACAACCGTGAATCGGATTTGGTTTTCTCTGAAATTGATGAAAGTGAAGTAGTTCTTAGTGCGGAATTATTTTCTATCGCCTTATATGAAATGGTGGACAATGCTTTTAAGTTTTCTGAGAAAGGAAAAAATGTATTGATCAGTGCTACATTCAGATCCAATGGTATTAACATCCAAATTTTAGATGCAGGAAATACTTGTAAAGCGTCAGAGTTACGATCTCAGTCGGGCGTTATTGGTCAGGTAAAAAGAAAGAAACTGGAGCAGCAGGGTTTAGGAATAGGCTTGGCATTGGCTTTATTGATTATACATAGTCAGAATGGTCAAATTCTTTTTGAAGACATTCAGCCAAATGGTATTAAAACAGAAATTTTATTGAACTTATAA
- a CDS encoding sensor histidine kinase translates to MNLKKEELSFIFNSLPNAVLFESSDHIIQYVNQPFCTLFGIDAPSEILIGANCKDSAVDSADYFMEPSLFLSRIESIYANGEQVLNEVIQFKSGDTLLRDYIPYKKDEKIIGHLWLYKKTTQENNILSVANSQKHFYEDLMNNIPADIAIFDPSHRYLFVNKLAISNAELRKWIIGKDDYEYCKRANRSTEGAENRRALFNKCIDTKTTVEFEEQNIDGSGKIIYNLRRFSPVIGMQGKVEYVIGYGINVSTIKEGERKLQEHFNELKSMFNNIDQLVITLDMNGAVNFVNSQWLNITGLDQDMLGESSLFQLIESGLENFRKTLFTVFSGYHLPPSTEKQIVITDKNGQLRTMRYYMARFNHVRERGQIVAVFFTDITDQLKAQKDLLETAMRERNLSEMKTNFMSMVSHELRTPLSVILSSAEILEMVYSKLTPEMAEKGAVYINRIVGQVDKMTQLMNDFLFISKIESGKIKPQLELLDIQLMLHEIKEESYNPWTDGRILQVITKGAPRLVKFDKTMLRHILSNLLSNAFKYSSNSTQDPIIRVSFTDQYWFVTVADAGIGIEEEDLSRLGEPFVRGGNVGEIEGTGLGLMTIKFFVDHHSGFLRVRSKRNKGTLVSIRFPFDSNKILK, encoded by the coding sequence ATGAATCTGAAAAAAGAGGAACTGTCTTTTATCTTCAATAGCCTGCCTAATGCAGTGCTGTTTGAGTCTTCAGATCATATCATACAATATGTTAATCAGCCATTCTGTACACTTTTTGGTATTGATGCTCCCAGTGAAATATTAATTGGTGCTAATTGTAAGGATAGTGCTGTAGATTCAGCAGACTATTTTATGGAGCCCTCCTTATTCCTTTCCAGGATAGAATCTATTTATGCTAACGGTGAACAAGTGCTTAACGAGGTAATTCAGTTTAAAAGTGGCGACACTTTACTTAGAGATTATATTCCCTACAAAAAAGATGAGAAAATTATTGGTCATTTATGGTTGTATAAAAAGACAACTCAGGAAAACAATATCCTAAGTGTTGCCAATTCTCAGAAACATTTTTATGAGGATTTAATGAACAATATACCTGCGGATATAGCCATTTTTGACCCCTCTCACCGATACCTTTTTGTAAATAAACTTGCCATTAGTAATGCTGAACTGCGAAAATGGATTATTGGAAAAGATGATTATGAATATTGTAAAAGGGCAAATCGTAGTACAGAAGGAGCAGAAAATAGACGAGCGCTGTTTAATAAGTGTATAGATACCAAAACAACAGTTGAATTTGAAGAACAAAATATTGACGGTTCTGGTAAAATCATATATAACCTGCGCAGATTCTCTCCTGTTATTGGAATGCAAGGTAAAGTTGAATATGTAATTGGCTATGGCATTAATGTATCTACCATAAAAGAAGGCGAGCGAAAGCTTCAGGAACATTTTAACGAACTAAAATCAATGTTTAACAATATTGATCAGTTGGTTATTACGCTGGATATGAATGGAGCGGTGAATTTTGTGAATTCTCAGTGGCTGAATATAACCGGATTAGATCAGGATATGTTGGGTGAAAGCAGCCTTTTCCAGTTAATTGAGTCTGGTCTTGAGAATTTCCGAAAAACGCTATTTACCGTATTCAGTGGCTATCATTTACCGCCTAGTACTGAGAAGCAGATTGTAATAACCGACAAAAATGGTCAATTAAGAACCATGCGTTATTACATGGCCAGGTTTAATCATGTTAGAGAGCGCGGGCAAATTGTTGCTGTGTTCTTTACAGACATTACCGATCAGTTAAAAGCACAAAAAGATTTACTGGAAACGGCAATGCGCGAAAGAAACCTGAGCGAAATGAAAACCAATTTCATGTCGATGGTCTCTCACGAATTGAGAACACCTTTGTCAGTAATACTATCCAGTGCTGAAATTTTAGAAATGGTATATAGCAAGCTAACTCCAGAAATGGCAGAAAAAGGTGCTGTATATATTAATAGAATTGTTGGACAGGTTGATAAAATGACACAGCTGATGAATGATTTCCTATTTATCAGTAAAATTGAATCAGGGAAGATTAAGCCTCAGTTAGAGTTGCTGGACATTCAGCTCATGTTGCACGAAATTAAAGAAGAGTCTTATAACCCCTGGACAGATGGCAGAATACTTCAGGTTATTACCAAAGGGGCACCTCGACTAGTAAAATTTGATAAAACAATGCTAAGGCATATTCTTTCCAATCTCTTGAGTAATGCATTTAAGTATTCTTCAAATTCCACACAAGATCCTATCATCCGGGTAAGTTTTACTGATCAATACTGGTTTGTTACAGTGGCTGATGCTGGAATTGGGATTGAGGAAGAAGATCTTTCAAGATTAGGAGAGCCCTTTGTAAGAGGAGGTAATGTGGGCGAAATAGAGGGTACCGGACTCGGTTTAATGACTATTAAATTTTTTGTAGATCATCATAGTGGTTTTTTACGTGTTAGAAGTAAACGGAATAAAGGCACATTGGTTAGTATCCGTTTCCCTTTTGATAGCAATAAAATTTTAAAATAA
- a CDS encoding response regulator — protein sequence MTTGSLYTLLIADDDNINRVILKHMLKSLEVDLVGVSDGTDAMKYLYEHPTKKVIMLLDLNMPNMDGNEVIALVNQDSLLKDRVRIIVITANLLSIYVKEGMSNKVLECFEKPVRKEVLIDAINLGISQLN from the coding sequence ATGACAACAGGCTCTTTATATACTTTATTGATTGCGGATGATGATAATATCAATCGGGTTATTCTAAAGCATATGCTTAAATCGCTTGAAGTTGACTTGGTGGGTGTATCAGATGGGACGGATGCTATGAAGTATTTGTACGAGCATCCAACTAAAAAAGTTATCATGTTGCTAGACCTGAACATGCCTAATATGGACGGGAATGAAGTGATAGCATTGGTGAATCAGGATAGTCTGCTAAAAGACAGAGTTCGGATTATTGTTATTACAGCGAATCTCTTGTCAATTTATGTAAAAGAAGGAATGAGTAATAAAGTTTTGGAATGTTTTGAAAAACCAGTGCGGAAAGAAGTGTTGATTGATGCCATTAATTTGGGCATATCACAACTCAATTAA
- a CDS encoding response regulator transcription factor, protein MYLIGIIEDDVQLRKTMENYISLQQDMSLVFSCNRIEKWISIRQDAGIVPDCVLLDIGLPGISGLDAISIISSYYPGVKILVISGMEDPLVAWQAMMNGANGFLLKPFRLAEMQKQIEVLKSGGTVLDPETMTGLIQTARTRFNSNGSADRFNEFGLTQREIQVAELLVAGSSYKEISTILNVSYTTVNEHIKNIYKKVKVNSKMAFINRLSGKN, encoded by the coding sequence ATGTATTTAATCGGTATTATAGAAGATGATGTTCAGCTAAGAAAAACCATGGAGAATTATATCTCGCTGCAGCAAGATATGTCTCTTGTGTTTTCCTGTAACCGTATTGAAAAATGGATAAGTATACGTCAGGATGCAGGGATTGTTCCTGATTGTGTTTTATTGGATATTGGATTACCAGGTATTTCAGGATTAGATGCAATTTCAATTATCAGTAGCTATTACCCTGGTGTAAAAATTCTGGTAATCAGTGGTATGGAAGATCCTTTGGTTGCATGGCAGGCTATGATGAATGGAGCCAACGGCTTTTTATTAAAGCCATTCAGGTTAGCAGAAATGCAAAAGCAAATTGAAGTGCTTAAATCAGGAGGTACTGTTTTGGATCCTGAAACGATGACAGGATTAATACAAACAGCAAGAACAAGATTTAATTCAAATGGAAGCGCTGATCGTTTTAATGAATTTGGCTTAACGCAAAGAGAAATTCAGGTAGCTGAATTATTGGTAGCAGGATCGAGTTACAAGGAAATATCTACCATTTTAAATGTGTCTTATACAACCGTAAACGAGCATATTAAGAACATTTACAAAAAGGTAAAAGTGAACTCTAAAATGGCATTCATTAACAGATTGTCAGGTAAAAATTAA